A genomic segment from Deinococcus sp. YIM 77859 encodes:
- a CDS encoding MFS transporter, which produces MTWRFSRQVWLYLASAFTFGLSQAFAALFLNFYLRALGLGAEWQGLVNALPALTLAALSLPAVALARRISNARTIQVGSVLSLIGAVLLSLAGGPGAAIAGALVQGAGAALLSVSGSPFMANNSDERSRVALFSVQSALMTGAGFLGNLLGGRVPEVYAAATGTAPDDLPALRAALLVSAAFQLAGLLPVLLLRSSGKPRPEGRSLTVRAKGTMARLVAPNVLVGLGAGATIPFLNVFIEGKFRVDYASLGTLFAWTSLATAATALLQPLLVRRLGQLPAVLTVQAASLPFLAVLGFAPELWMVSVALFTRGALMNAAGPVYSAYAMSALPDEDRPMYSAVNVIAWDLGWAASSLLSGVVRGALPFDVAFRVLFAWTILMYAGSVLAIYLGLYRRERGAARAVPAAERLG; this is translated from the coding sequence GTGACCTGGCGCTTCTCCCGTCAGGTGTGGCTCTACCTCGCCTCCGCCTTCACCTTTGGGCTCTCGCAGGCATTCGCGGCGCTCTTTTTGAATTTCTACCTGCGCGCACTCGGGCTGGGGGCGGAGTGGCAAGGCCTGGTCAACGCGCTGCCCGCCCTCACGCTGGCAGCCCTGAGCCTCCCCGCCGTAGCGCTCGCGCGGCGCATCAGCAACGCGCGGACCATTCAGGTGGGCAGCGTGCTGAGCCTGATCGGTGCGGTGCTCTTGAGCCTTGCGGGGGGGCCGGGGGCGGCGATCGCGGGCGCCCTGGTGCAGGGGGCGGGCGCGGCGCTGCTGTCGGTATCGGGATCGCCCTTTATGGCGAACAACAGTGACGAGCGCAGCCGCGTGGCACTCTTTAGCGTGCAAAGCGCCCTGATGACCGGCGCGGGCTTTTTGGGCAACCTGCTGGGCGGACGGGTGCCCGAAGTGTACGCGGCGGCGACGGGCACCGCTCCCGATGACCTGCCCGCCCTGCGCGCCGCGCTGCTGGTGTCGGCGGCCTTTCAACTCGCGGGCCTGCTGCCGGTGCTGCTCCTGCGCTCCAGCGGCAAGCCACGCCCCGAGGGCCGCTCTTTGACGGTGCGCGCCAAGGGGACGATGGCGCGGTTGGTGGCCCCCAACGTGCTCGTGGGCTTGGGAGCGGGCGCCACGATTCCCTTTCTGAATGTCTTTATCGAGGGCAAGTTTCGCGTCGATTACGCGAGCCTGGGCACCCTCTTTGCCTGGACCAGCCTGGCGACCGCCGCTACGGCGCTTCTGCAACCGCTGCTGGTGCGGCGCCTAGGCCAGCTTCCCGCCGTGCTGACGGTGCAGGCTGCCAGCCTGCCCTTTCTGGCCGTGCTGGGCTTTGCGCCCGAGCTGTGGATGGTGAGTGTGGCCCTGTTCACGCGCGGGGCGCTGATGAACGCGGCGGGACCGGTCTACAGCGCGTACGCGATGTCCGCGCTGCCTGACGAGGACCGCCCGATGTACTCCGCCGTCAACGTCATCGCCTGGGATCTGGGGTGGGCGGCGAGCAGCCTGCTCAGCGGCGTGGTGCGCGGCGCGCTGCCCTTTGACGTCGCCTTCCGCGTGCTGTTCGCCTGGACGATTCTGATGTACGCGGGCAGTGTTCTGGCCATCTATCTGGGTCTGTACCGCCGCGAGCGGGGCGCGGCCCGTGCGGTTCCTGCCGCCGAACGGCTCGGGTGA
- a CDS encoding zinc ribbon domain-containing protein, whose protein sequence is MSDTGPLQSLYRVQELDLELDRLRAEEASIPDALRDARAQQERLNNDLEDTEITLEGVERQIRQLEQDLAGTREQITRAREEQDKNAFDARAQSQYGSRIQMLSERAEEMEEDLVPLRERQRELTAKASSLRGEHRALRPRLEELEAGDEARIQGLRAQGEGARQERARLVAGIDSRTVKEYDLIRKAKKGLGLVEIRGGRCTGCNVVLPVNVQQKAAQGKLPPVKCPSCGRFLIKRG, encoded by the coding sequence ATGAGCGACACCGGACCCCTTCAGAGCCTGTACCGCGTGCAGGAGCTTGACCTGGAACTCGACCGGCTGCGGGCCGAGGAGGCCAGCATCCCGGACGCCCTGCGCGATGCCCGCGCCCAGCAGGAACGCCTGAACAACGACCTAGAGGACACCGAAATCACCCTCGAGGGCGTGGAGCGGCAGATCCGGCAGCTCGAACAGGACCTCGCCGGAACCCGCGAGCAGATCACCCGTGCCCGAGAGGAGCAGGACAAGAATGCCTTTGACGCCCGCGCCCAGTCGCAGTACGGCAGCCGCATCCAGATGCTGTCCGAGCGAGCCGAGGAGATGGAAGAGGACCTGGTGCCCCTGCGGGAGCGGCAACGTGAACTCACCGCCAAAGCCAGCAGCCTGCGCGGCGAGCACCGTGCCCTGCGCCCCCGTCTGGAGGAACTCGAGGCCGGGGACGAGGCCCGCATCCAGGGCCTGCGCGCTCAGGGGGAGGGGGCGCGCCAGGAACGCGCCCGGTTGGTCGCCGGCATCGACTCGCGCACCGTCAAGGAGTACGACCTCATCCGCAAAGCGAAAAAGGGTCTGGGCCTGGTCGAGATTCGTGGGGGCCGCTGCACCGGCTGTAACGTGGTGCTGCCCGTCAACGTGCAGCAGAAGGCCGCCCAGGGCAAGTTGCCCCCCGTGAAGTGCCCCTCCTGTGGCCGCTTCCTGATCAAACGGGGCTGA
- a CDS encoding LAGLIDADG family homing endonuclease encodes MTTAPDPTLRSFDENAQHIARRQYLQPGDGDIGGMFRRIAHWVAQAEAPEAREHWAQKYFDLMAEKKFCPGGRVLAGAGTQHGNVLNCFVQGATEHDPASFDGIMEVAKKLALVTKVGGGNGVNLDVYAPRAQSSRPDAGVRGWVYMSATHADVTDFIAGLMRPPTQPDGDKQPVAVRNWTRVVYGEAISPELVAAARQNGVQIVRALPSGVQAVPDDMGGIIDAARAVAESAKVGVEPRIDLSGMRPEGAPIKGSGGTSSGPVSFLMEIFDNFLEWANRGGETSGPVNTLRYVYAPVLRVVRQGGTRRGAGMATMAIEHPDVLDFLTAKDLDREAAEGDISTFNISILVSEKFWQALERDALWHVDVQEVPGKYYLAPQAGTYGGRLPALPDRAEDGARAVPLYRSAPQGRYNPADKRPGVPAKWLWDQIAQHAWATGEPGLIFVDRVNEYSALKNLGKRYEIRSTNPCVTADTWVMTAAGARQVHELIHRPFEALIDGVAYPTVSDGFFLTGVKPVVRLTTTDGYEVRLTSDHRVLRVSSMTRSKTRTEWVAAGDLLPGDKVVLHDHREITEWSGDGMCSDAEGYRMGLGTLDTDGSAILSVWPQNDGTEAVMAAAESTTRPLASRGDFHGWQAPQSNGQRRLRLAGLTQVATTLELRRGRTTITPEIERQSRGFYCNFLRGLFDAKGSVQGTQVKGVSVRLAHSDLEMLKAVQRMLLRLGIGSTISQEHRAAGAPVMGGSAHKAQHELVLAGENVRRYAELIGFEDTKKAERLKDCLESYGRELNRERFVTVVESIVDDGIEEVYDVTVSTVHAFDANGLYVHNCGEIPLTVGEPCDLGAINLAAYVKGSSFNYAAFRADVRTCVRFLDDVLDVNVFALEDNRVASQDLRRLGLGVMGLADALIKLGLRYDSEAGRQAIHDIMTALREEAVAESERLGQERGVYPVYERNAKKIPHQPRRNVAVLTVAPTGTTSMLMGVSSGIEPVFSPFIWRKIGAEYRALLHPLFMELLSQYPPAANMEDGQGGWNWDRVTEAVSENHGSVVGLAFIPEALQQVFVCAHDIKPVDHVRMQGTVQRAFDAGGQHAANSLSKTINLPNSATVQDVQDAYSEAYRTGCKGITVYRDGSRQFQVLSTSKKKEKKVEEPVAAEAVAEVMGESGQPSAVSRQPEAAPAPAVPTPAPAPRPAASAPTPVYERPARLSGITDMVKLTDPTSGHRRSFLVTVNHLNGKPVEVMVISGRAGDEANADSEALGRVVSIALQHGVPAQAIIKTLRGINGGLYGSYNGRLVGSKADLIAVALETFAKDMDAASLPPLAGASVDTPAAPSGVSVEGLGRERCPVCEEKAVIREEGCLKCQACGYSKCG; translated from the coding sequence ATGACCACTGCCCCTGACCCCACCCTCCGCAGCTTCGACGAGAACGCCCAGCACATCGCCCGGCGGCAGTACCTGCAGCCCGGCGACGGCGACATTGGCGGCATGTTCCGGCGTATTGCCCACTGGGTGGCGCAGGCAGAAGCGCCCGAAGCACGTGAGCACTGGGCGCAGAAATACTTCGATCTGATGGCCGAGAAGAAGTTCTGCCCCGGCGGGCGGGTCCTGGCGGGCGCGGGGACGCAGCACGGCAATGTCCTCAACTGCTTTGTGCAGGGGGCGACCGAGCACGACCCCGCCTCCTTCGACGGCATCATGGAGGTGGCGAAGAAGCTCGCCCTCGTCACCAAGGTGGGGGGCGGCAACGGCGTGAACCTCGACGTGTATGCGCCCCGCGCGCAGAGCAGCCGTCCCGATGCGGGGGTACGCGGCTGGGTGTACATGAGCGCCACGCACGCCGACGTGACCGACTTCATCGCGGGCCTGATGCGCCCGCCCACACAGCCCGACGGCGACAAGCAGCCCGTCGCGGTGCGCAACTGGACCCGCGTGGTGTACGGTGAGGCGATCTCCCCTGAACTCGTCGCCGCGGCCCGTCAGAACGGCGTGCAGATCGTGCGTGCTCTGCCGTCCGGGGTACAGGCCGTTCCCGACGACATGGGCGGCATCATCGACGCGGCCCGGGCGGTGGCGGAGAGCGCCAAGGTCGGCGTGGAACCCCGCATCGACCTCAGCGGGATGCGGCCCGAAGGCGCGCCCATCAAGGGCTCGGGGGGCACGTCTAGCGGCCCGGTGTCGTTCCTGATGGAGATTTTCGATAACTTCCTCGAGTGGGCCAACCGCGGCGGCGAGACGAGCGGCCCGGTCAATACACTGCGCTACGTGTACGCGCCGGTGCTGCGGGTGGTCCGTCAAGGGGGAACACGCAGGGGCGCGGGCATGGCCACGATGGCGATCGAGCATCCCGACGTCCTCGACTTCCTGACCGCCAAGGACCTCGACCGCGAGGCTGCCGAGGGTGACATCTCCACCTTCAACATCTCCATTCTGGTGTCCGAGAAGTTCTGGCAGGCTCTTGAACGCGACGCCCTGTGGCATGTGGACGTACAGGAGGTGCCCGGCAAGTACTACCTGGCCCCGCAGGCCGGGACGTACGGCGGCCGCCTGCCCGCGCTGCCGGACCGCGCCGAGGACGGGGCCCGCGCCGTTCCGCTCTACCGCAGCGCGCCCCAGGGCCGCTACAACCCCGCCGACAAACGCCCCGGCGTTCCGGCGAAGTGGCTGTGGGACCAGATCGCGCAGCACGCCTGGGCGACTGGGGAACCGGGCCTGATCTTTGTGGACCGGGTGAACGAGTACTCGGCGCTGAAGAACCTGGGGAAGCGGTACGAGATCCGGAGCACGAATCCGTGCGTGACTGCCGACACCTGGGTGATGACTGCCGCGGGGGCGCGCCAAGTTCACGAGTTGATCCATCGGCCTTTCGAGGCGCTCATTGACGGTGTCGCCTACCCAACCGTGAGCGATGGCTTCTTCCTGACCGGGGTGAAGCCGGTCGTCCGCCTGACCACCACCGATGGGTACGAGGTGCGCCTGACCTCCGATCACAGGGTCTTACGTGTATCGTCCATGACGCGGTCCAAGACCCGTACCGAGTGGGTGGCCGCGGGCGATTTGCTTCCTGGCGACAAGGTCGTACTGCACGACCACCGTGAGATCACGGAGTGGAGCGGCGACGGGATGTGCAGCGACGCCGAAGGCTACCGGATGGGGCTGGGCACCTTGGACACAGATGGCAGCGCAATTCTAAGCGTCTGGCCACAGAATGACGGGACCGAAGCTGTGATGGCGGCGGCCGAGAGTACCACTCGCCCACTTGCCTCCCGCGGCGACTTTCATGGCTGGCAGGCTCCGCAGTCGAACGGACAGCGTCGTCTGCGACTCGCTGGCCTCACCCAGGTTGCCACCACGCTGGAGCTGAGAAGAGGCCGCACGACCATCACACCCGAGATCGAGCGCCAGTCGAGGGGGTTTTACTGCAACTTCCTGCGCGGTCTCTTTGATGCGAAGGGGAGCGTTCAGGGCACGCAGGTCAAGGGGGTGAGCGTTCGCCTCGCACACTCTGATCTGGAGATGCTCAAGGCCGTGCAACGCATGCTGCTGCGCCTGGGTATCGGCTCGACGATCTCCCAGGAGCACCGAGCTGCGGGAGCGCCTGTGATGGGCGGGAGCGCGCACAAGGCTCAGCACGAGCTTGTGCTCGCGGGCGAGAACGTCAGGCGCTATGCGGAGCTCATCGGGTTTGAGGACACCAAGAAGGCCGAACGCCTCAAGGACTGCCTGGAAAGCTACGGGCGCGAGCTGAATCGCGAACGGTTCGTGACTGTCGTCGAATCCATCGTGGACGATGGCATCGAGGAGGTCTATGACGTCACCGTGAGCACGGTGCACGCCTTTGACGCCAACGGCCTGTATGTCCACAACTGCGGTGAAATCCCCCTCACCGTGGGCGAGCCCTGTGACCTGGGCGCGATCAACCTCGCCGCCTACGTCAAGGGCAGCTCCTTTAACTACGCCGCCTTCCGGGCTGATGTTCGCACCTGCGTGCGCTTTCTGGACGACGTGCTGGACGTCAACGTCTTTGCGCTGGAGGACAACCGGGTCGCCTCGCAGGACCTGCGCCGCCTGGGCCTGGGCGTGATGGGCCTCGCGGACGCCCTGATCAAGCTGGGCCTGCGTTACGACTCGGAGGCCGGGCGCCAGGCCATCCACGACATCATGACCGCGCTGCGCGAGGAGGCCGTGGCCGAAAGCGAGCGCCTGGGCCAGGAACGAGGCGTGTACCCGGTCTACGAGCGGAACGCCAAAAAGATTCCGCACCAGCCCCGGCGGAATGTCGCGGTGCTCACCGTCGCCCCGACCGGCACCACCTCCATGCTGATGGGGGTTTCCAGCGGGATCGAGCCGGTCTTTAGCCCCTTTATCTGGCGCAAGATCGGCGCCGAGTACCGGGCGCTGCTGCACCCGCTCTTCATGGAACTCCTCAGCCAGTACCCGCCCGCCGCGAACATGGAGGACGGCCAGGGTGGCTGGAACTGGGACCGGGTGACCGAGGCGGTCTCCGAAAACCACGGCTCGGTGGTTGGTCTGGCCTTTATTCCCGAAGCCCTACAGCAGGTCTTTGTGTGCGCGCACGACATCAAACCGGTCGATCACGTGCGGATGCAGGGCACCGTGCAGCGGGCCTTTGACGCCGGCGGGCAGCACGCTGCCAACAGCCTCTCCAAGACCATCAACCTGCCCAACAGCGCGACCGTGCAGGACGTGCAGGACGCCTACAGCGAGGCGTACCGAACGGGCTGTAAGGGCATCACCGTCTACCGTGATGGCAGCAGGCAATTCCAGGTGCTCTCCACCAGCAAGAAGAAGGAGAAGAAAGTGGAGGAGCCCGTGGCCGCCGAAGCCGTGGCCGAGGTGATGGGGGAGAGCGGTCAGCCGTCAGCGGTCAGCCGTCAGCCGGAAGCCGCCCCCGCGCCTGCTGTGCCTACTCCCGCCCCGGCCCCCCGGCCCGCCGCTTCCGCCCCGACTCCCGTCTATGAGCGCCCCGCTCGCCTCAGCGGCATCACCGATATGGTCAAACTCACCGACCCGACGAGCGGGCACCGCCGCTCCTTCCTGGTGACGGTCAACCACCTGAACGGCAAGCCCGTCGAGGTCATGGTGATCAGCGGGCGCGCGGGCGACGAGGCAAACGCCGATAGTGAAGCGCTGGGCCGCGTCGTCAGCATCGCCCTGCAACACGGTGTTCCCGCCCAGGCCATCATCAAGACTCTGCGGGGCATCAATGGCGGCCTGTACGGCTCCTACAATGGCCGCCTGGTGGGGTCCAAGGCCGATCTGATCGCCGTGGCCCTGGAGACGTTCGCCAAGGATATGGACGCCGCTAGCCTGCCGCCCCTCGCCGGTGCCAGTGTGGACACGCCGGCTGCCCCCAGCGGCGTCAGCGTGGAGGGCCTGGGCCGCGAACGCTGCCCTGTCTGTGAGGAGAAGGCCGTGATCCGCGAGGAAGGCTGCCTGAAGTGCCAGGCGTGCGGCTACAGCAAGTGCGGGTGA